From a region of the Enterobacter cancerogenus genome:
- a CDS encoding siderophore ABC transporter substrate-binding protein EitA yields the protein MKKVICALGLAFASVSSALATTYPLTIENCGYKETFTKAPERVVALGQNTVEILLLLGLEDKVKASAFWPTKVLPQLAEQNAKIKTLTVEIPTLESILSQNPDFVPAQLPLLLGPESKVAKREDLATVGVNSYVSPGMCATKKAAGDMYGSRQKLWDMTYLYKEIEDFAKIFNVEDRGQAVIADFKKREADLRQEFGKNKKDLSFVFWFSSSSPSADAYVGGKNSASGFIANVLGGHNAITSETEWPTVGWESIIAANPDVIVVSSLDRNRWALDNAEEKIKFLKTDPAVSQLDAVKKGHIVVMDGQAMNPTIRTIYGAEQVGEQLRKLGLN from the coding sequence CCATTGAAAACTGTGGTTATAAAGAGACCTTCACCAAAGCGCCGGAACGCGTGGTGGCCCTGGGTCAGAATACCGTCGAAATTTTGCTCCTGCTCGGCCTGGAAGATAAGGTGAAGGCCAGCGCCTTCTGGCCAACCAAAGTGTTGCCGCAGCTGGCTGAACAGAACGCAAAAATCAAAACCCTGACGGTAGAAATCCCGACCCTTGAATCCATCCTTTCGCAAAACCCTGATTTTGTGCCTGCGCAGCTTCCCCTGTTACTTGGGCCTGAAAGTAAGGTGGCGAAACGTGAAGATTTGGCCACGGTCGGTGTGAACAGCTACGTGTCACCGGGCATGTGCGCCACCAAAAAAGCCGCAGGTGATATGTACGGCAGCCGCCAGAAGCTGTGGGACATGACCTATCTCTATAAAGAGATTGAGGATTTCGCCAAAATCTTTAACGTGGAAGATCGCGGCCAGGCCGTGATTGCCGATTTCAAAAAACGTGAAGCTGACCTGCGCCAGGAGTTTGGTAAAAACAAAAAAGACCTCTCCTTTGTTTTCTGGTTCTCAAGCTCCTCTCCTTCGGCTGATGCCTATGTCGGCGGTAAAAACAGCGCCTCCGGTTTTATTGCTAACGTGCTGGGCGGGCACAACGCCATCACCTCCGAAACCGAATGGCCCACCGTGGGCTGGGAAAGCATTATTGCCGCTAATCCGGATGTGATTGTGGTTTCCAGCCTGGATCGCAACCGCTGGGCGCTGGATAACGCGGAAGAAAAAATCAAATTCCTGAAAACCGATCCTGCCGTCAGCCAGCTGGATGCCGTCAAAAAAGGCCATATCGTGGTGATGGACGGCCAGGCGATGAACCCGACGATCCGTACGATTTACGGTGCTGAACAGGTGGGTGAGCAGCTCAGAAAACTGGGGCTGAACTGA